A window of the Garra rufa chromosome 10, GarRuf1.0, whole genome shotgun sequence genome harbors these coding sequences:
- the LOC141344178 gene encoding uncharacterized protein: MEDIVKQLAEVSVRQQQCFELLTEQHGQIQGYLAELRLPAAQHIPLPDPRVTAARLLPKLTADDDIEAYLKMFESVARTEGWARGTWAALLAPLLSGEAQRAYFSLPASSQSNYNELKREILGRLGLSATTAAQRFHEWEFKARLPVRTQAADLMRLAEHWLLEDSPSPSQVAERVVVDRMLRALPRSMRQAAGMRGPKSIAELVEAVELADAAYHREAGERAPPFPRRVPQERRPPEGIPRPVRRPSSPRDEPMPTDPPSPPVKPWMAGCVVHRRTPRGAPMTTVKIQGRSCQALLDSGSAVSLARPGTLEPRPSPKAVMPITCVHGDTRQVFTNLLTFHKGRKAWTLEVGVLKDLPVPLLLGRDWPGLEAALAETTQPARPRRRLRRQPSRGSESPHSLLTTDSGREGESPARDTNLFHNVFQQVTGGGDFGRAQKEDDRLKHCWRQVRVLEGQDVLPAPHPLPHFVVQNGLLYCVAERRGEVKRLLVVPKEKTETVLELAHAHPMAGHLGAQNTVQRIRDRFHWPGLEAEVKRFCQACPACQRTSPRKPPPSPLIPLPIIGVPFERIGMDIVGPLPRSGRGHEHILVIVDYATRYPEAVPLRQANAKSIARELFLLCSRVGLPSEILTDQGTPFMSRLMADLCRLLKVRQIRTSVYHPQTDGLVERFNQTLKQMLRKVAAEDKKDWDLLLPYVLFGVREVPQASTGFTPFELLFGRQPRGLLDVAREAWEQQPAVYRTVVEHVQDMRSKIDRVMPLVREHLVKSQQAQQRLYNRAAQPREFHPGDKVMVLVPNVACKFLAQWQGPYTVEERVGPVNYRVRQPGRRQAVQLYHVNLLKKWVGDRDQVAALAVQEPAVVDANPNLSAAQKTELRHLVGQFQDVFSDTPGQTNVLSHDIHTPPGVVVRQRPYRVPEARRQAIEQEVQKMLKLGVIEPSRSPWSSPIVLVPKPDGTLRFCNDYRRLNEVSAFDSYPMPRVDELLERLGRARYITTLDLTKGYWQVPLSSEARPKTAFSTPSGHWQYRTLPFGLHGAPATFQRLMDVVLRPHQTYAAAYLDDVVIHSEAWEDHLERLRRVLSELRRAGLTANPRKCHLAYNEARYLGFTVGRGLIRPQENKVKAVLDTPRPTNKTQVRAFLGLAGYYRCFIPSFSSIAAPLTDLTRKGQPERVHWNDYAERAFTRIKEALTTEPVLRAPDFGCPFLLQTDASDTGLGAVLSQVQEGEEHPVMYISRKLSQAEKKYAAVEKEALAIKWAVLELKYYLLGRHFTLFTDHAPLQWMARAKDTNARVTRWFLSLQDFHFDVRHRAGTSNTNADGLSRSWAAYAGLSGVTSPPPPVSPFSSLLQNQDVAWGGECGGSPEEQSASPWQLIRNTCNCSTRTNRSRRDLLYKRAPKDRRVRSFSKELKRLPSLSIVPFTDSP, from the coding sequence ATGGAGGACATTGTGAAACAGCTGGcagaggttagcgtccgccagcaacaGTGTTTTGAGCTTTTGACCGAACAACACGgccaaattcaaggttatttaGCAGAACTACGACTACCAGCCGCTCAACATATTCCCCTACCTGATCCCCGCGTCACTGCTGCTCGGCTTTTACCCAAGCTaaccgcagatgatgatattgaggcttacctcaaaatgtttgagtcAGTCGCTCGTACAGAGGGCTGGGCTAGAGGTACTTGGGCTGCGTTACTGGCACCGTTGCTTTCGGGGGAAGCTCAGCGTGCTTACTTTTCATTACCTGCGTCTTCTCAAAGTAATTATAATGAACTGAAAAGAGAAATTTTAGGCCGCTTAGGGCTATCAGCGACCACTGCCGCCCAGCGCTTCCATGAGTGGGAATTCAAAGCGCGGTTGCCAGTACGCACCCAAGCcgccgatctgatgcggttagccgaACACTGGCTGCTAGAGGACTCGCCATCCCCCTCCCAAGTCGCCGAGCGGGTAGTGGTTGACCGGATGCTGAGAGCGCTCCCGCGCTCGATGAGGCAGGCTGCCGGCATGCGGGGCCCAAAGTCCATCGCAGAGCTCGTCGAGGCGGTCGAACTGGCGGACGCAGCCTATCAtcgggaggccggggagcgagcgccgccttttccccggagggtgcCCCAGGAGCGACGGCCGCCAGAGGGCATCCCACGACCAGTGCGCAGACCGTCCAGCCCCCGCGACGAACCGATGCCCACGGACCCACCGTCTCCGCCTGTGAAGCCTTGGATGGCGGGCTGTGTGGTTCACCGCAGGACCCCCCGTGGAGCCCCGATGACCACGGTGAAAATTCAAGGCCGCTCCTGTCAAGCTTTACTGGACTCAGGAAGTGCCGTGTCCCTAGCAAGGCCCGGCACGCTGGAACCCCGGCCTAGTCCCAAAGCTGTAATGCCCATTACTTGTGTCCACGGAGATACCCGCcaggtatttactaatcttctcaCCTTCCACAAAGGTCGTAAAGCCTGGACTCTGGAAGTTGGCGTCCTCAAGGACCTACCTGTGCCGCTGCTACTGGGACGGgactggccggggttggaggcCGCCCTAGCCGAAACCACACAGCCCGCCCGTCCACGCCGACGCCTACGTCGCCAGCCGTCGCGGGGGTCTGAGAGCCCACACAGCCTGCTGACAACCGAcagtgggagagagggtgagtcCCCCGCCCGTGATACTAACCTTTTCCATAATGTTTTCCAGCAGGTTACGGGTGGGGGAGACTTTGGAAGAGCCCAGAAGGAAGACGACAGGCTGAAACACTGCTGGCGGCAAGTACGCGTCCTTGAAGGCCAGGACGTCCTTCCGGCCCCTCACCCTCTCCCACACTTCGTCGTGCAAAACGGTCTGCTGTACTGTGTCGCGGAGCGGCGGGGGGAGGTAAAACGTCTTCTCGTTGTCCCCAAGGAGAAAACGGAGACAGTCCTGGAGCTGGCGCATGCTCACCCCATGGCTGGACACCTGGGCGCCCAGAATACCGTGCAACGTATCCGTGATAGATTCCACTGGCCGGGACTCGAAGCAGAGGTCAAGAGGTTCTGCCAGGCCTGCCCAGCATGCCAACGGACATCCCCAcggaaacctccccccagcccacTCATCCCTTTACCCATCATTggggtgccctttgagcggatcgggatggacatcgtagggccgttgccgaggtctggccggggccacgagcacatcctcgtcattgtagactacgccacccggtatccagaGGCCGTTCCGCTACGCCAAGCCAACGCGAAATCCATCGCCCGGGAACTGTTCCTGCTGTGTAGCCGGGTGGGGCTaccgtcggagatactgaccgaccagggaacgcccttcatgtcccggctaatggctgacctctgccggctgctgaaggtacgACAAATCCGCACATCAGTCTACCAccctcagaccgacgggctcgtcgagaggttcaaTCAGACCCTGAAGCAGATGTTGCGGAAGGTAGCTGCTGAGGACAAGAAAGATTGGGACCTCCTCCTCCCCTATGTGCTGTTCGGAGTCCGAGAAGTTCCCCAGGCGTCCACGGGGTTCACCCCATTTGAGCTCCTCTTTGGACGACAACCCCGCGGCCTCCTCGACGTGgcccgagaggcctgggagcagcagccggcagtctacCGGACCGTCGTTGAGCATGTGCAAGATATGAGGAGTAAAATCGACCgcgtcatgccattagtccgggaacatctGGTGAAGTCCCAGCAAGCCCAGCAACGTCTGtacaaccgggcggcccaaccgcgggagttccacCCAGGTGACAaggtgatggtcttggtccccaaCGTAGCCTGCAAGTTCCTGGCACAGTGGCAAGGACCCTATACAGTGGAGGAACGAGTCGGCCCGGTGAACTACAGGGTAAGACAGCCCGGCCGAAGGCAGGCTGTACAACTATATCATGTCAATTTGCTGAAGAAATGGGTCGGGGACCGAGACCAAGTGGCCGCCCTAGCCGTCCAAGAGCCCGCGGTTGTGGACGCCAACCCTAACCTCTCGGCCGcccagaagacggagctgcggcacctggtcggtcagttccaagacgtcttctccgacacccccggccagactaacGTCCTCTCCCATGACATCCACACTCCTCCAGGCGTcgtcgtccggcaacggccctatcgagtcccagaggcccgccggcaggctatagagcaGGAGGTCCAAAAAATGCTCAAACTGGGGGTAATTGAGCCATCCCGGAGCCCTTGGTCCAGCCCGATCGTCCTCGTCCCGAAGCCAGACGGCACCCTGCGCTTCTGTAATGACTACCGGCGCCTCAATGAAGTCTCTGCcttcgacagctaccccatgccccgagtggacGAACTCCTAgagcgcctgggaagggcccggtatATCACAACACTCGACCTGACAAAGGGCTATTGGCAAGTCCCCCTTTCTTCCGAAGCCCGACCAAAAACAGCCTTCTCCACTCCGTCTGGCCACTGGCAataccggacccttcccttcggcttGCACGGGGCACCCGCAACATTTCAACGCCTCATGGATGTCGTCCTTCGCCCCCATCAGACATACGCGGCGGCGTACCTTGACGACGTagtcatccactcggaggcatgggaggaccaccTGGAGCGGCTCCGCAGGGTGCTGTCTGAGCTCCGTCGGGCTGGactgaccgccaacccccgcaagtgtCACCTAGCCTACAACGAAGCACGCTACCTGGGGTTCACGGTCGGGAGAGGACTCATACGACCACAGGAAAACAAAGTAAAGGCCGTCCTGGACACCCCCCGGCCCACCAACAAGacccaggtacgtgccttcttggggttggcgggctATTACCGGTGTTTTATCCCCAGTTTCTCCTCTATAGCTGCCCCCCTGacggacctgaccaggaagggacagccagaaCGGGTCCACTGGAATGATTACGCGGAGCGGGCCTTTACACGCATTAAGGAAGCCTTGACCACGGAACCCGTCCTGAGAGCTCCAGACTTCGGCTGTCCCTTCTTGCTCCAGACGGATGCCTCTGACACGGGGTTGGGagccgtgctctcccaggtccaggagggagaaGAGCATCCTGTCATGTACATCAGCCGTAAGCTGTCCCAGGCCGAGAAGAAATACGCGGCCGTGGAAAAGGAAGccctcgccatcaagtgggcagtcctggagctaaaATATTACTTACTGGGTCGACATTTTACTCTCTTTACAGATCACGCccccctacagtggatggcccgagCAAAAGACACGAACGCCAGAGTCACAAGGTGGTTCCtttcgctccaggacttccacttcgatgtgcgccaccgagCCGGCACCAGCAACACCAACGCAGACGGgctctctcggtcctgggcagcatacgcaggtctgtcaggggtcacttcCCCCCCACCCCCAGTCTCCCCCTTTTCTTCTCTCCTCCAgaaccaggacgtcgcttgggggggggagtgtggcgggagtcccgaggaacaatcagcgtcgccctggcaactcatcaGGAACACCTGCAACTGCTCAACACGGACCAATCGATCACGGCGAGATCTCCTTTATAAACGAGCCCCAAAGGACAGAAGGGTGAGAAGCTTCTCCAAAGAGCTAAAACGCTTACCGTCTCTCTCTATCGTTCCTTTCACAGACTCGCCGTGA